One window from the genome of Hyphomonas neptunium ATCC 15444 encodes:
- a CDS encoding alpha/beta fold hydrolase: MLSRFLAVILTLGVILFAGWWSLKRDDIPYDQLETIYANSDSRYLALDDEKRIHFRDVGPRDAPAIILVHGFSASLHTWEPWVTDLKRDYRVISLDLPGHGLSRCLDNDAIGMDQFVDVIYRVASALKVDRFTLAGNSMGGGAAWNYALAHPERLDGLVLVDAAGWPRTEGESDDRPFVFRLLEIGIARKLVKDLDMSSLIRPGLEDSFSDPSFVTDEMVDRYGSLARAPCHREALLALSAGRGTRAEATPELLSAITTPTLVMHGEQDNVIPFSHGEQFAAAIPGAELKLYPNVGHLPQEEIAAQSLEDLRAFLTARVHGAAPASESELPTN; this comes from the coding sequence ATGTTGTCCCGCTTTCTCGCTGTTATCCTCACGCTCGGCGTCATCCTGTTCGCAGGCTGGTGGTCTTTGAAGCGGGATGACATACCCTACGACCAGCTGGAAACCATCTATGCCAATTCCGACAGCCGGTATCTGGCGCTCGATGATGAAAAGCGGATCCATTTCCGGGATGTCGGCCCGCGCGACGCGCCTGCCATCATTCTCGTGCACGGCTTTTCCGCCTCGCTGCACACATGGGAACCCTGGGTGACAGATCTTAAACGCGACTATCGCGTCATCAGCCTCGACCTGCCCGGCCATGGCCTCTCCCGCTGCCTCGACAATGACGCCATCGGCATGGATCAGTTCGTGGATGTCATCTACCGCGTGGCCAGCGCGCTGAAGGTCGACCGCTTCACGCTCGCCGGAAACTCCATGGGCGGCGGCGCGGCCTGGAATTATGCCCTCGCCCATCCTGAGCGCCTGGACGGCCTCGTGCTGGTCGATGCCGCCGGCTGGCCCCGCACGGAAGGCGAGAGCGATGACCGGCCCTTCGTGTTCCGCCTTCTGGAAATCGGCATCGCGCGCAAGCTGGTCAAGGATCTCGACATGTCCTCGCTGATCCGCCCCGGCCTGGAAGACAGTTTCTCTGACCCCTCCTTTGTGACCGACGAGATGGTGGACCGCTATGGCTCGCTGGCGCGCGCGCCCTGCCATCGTGAAGCACTGCTGGCCCTCTCTGCCGGGCGCGGCACCCGCGCCGAAGCGACACCCGAGCTTCTTTCCGCGATCACAACGCCCACACTGGTGATGCATGGCGAGCAGGACAACGTCATCCCCTTCTCCCATGGCGAGCAGTTTGCCGCCGCCATCCCCGGCGCAGAGCTCAAACTCTATCCGAATGTCGGCCACCTCCCGCAGGAAGAAATCGCCGCCCAGTCGCTGGAAGATCTGCGGGCTTTTCTGACAGCCCGCGTCCACGGCGCAGCCCCCGCCAGCGAGAGCGAGCTACCGACCAACTGA
- a CDS encoding 2-hydroxyacid dehydrogenase, which yields MPASKLKVVVTRKLPAPVELRMKELFDARLNESDRPFSVEELAQAMQTADVLVPTVTDKIDGRLMARAGDQLRLIAQFGAGVDNIDVASAVQRGITVTNTPGVLTDDTADVAMALILAVPRRMHEGVQIMEAGKFDGWTPTWMMGRRLSGKRLGIIGMGRIGQAVARRARAFGMQIHYHNRKPVSSRIEESLEATYWDSLDQMLARMDIVSINCPHTPATFHLINARRLGLMKPEAYIINTARGEVIDEAALARAIRAGKIAGAGLDVFEREPAVNPELIGLPNVLLLPHMGSATIEGRTEMGEKVIINIKTFADGHRPPDRVIPAIL from the coding sequence ATGCCGGCCAGCAAATTGAAAGTCGTCGTCACCCGTAAGCTTCCGGCGCCCGTTGAGCTCCGGATGAAGGAGTTGTTCGACGCCCGGCTGAACGAGAGTGACCGGCCGTTTTCTGTAGAAGAACTGGCCCAGGCGATGCAGACCGCCGATGTGCTGGTGCCCACGGTCACCGACAAGATTGATGGCCGCCTGATGGCGCGGGCAGGCGACCAGCTGCGCCTGATCGCCCAGTTCGGGGCAGGGGTGGACAATATCGATGTGGCCAGCGCTGTGCAGCGCGGCATCACCGTCACCAACACGCCCGGCGTGCTGACCGATGATACGGCAGATGTTGCGATGGCGCTGATCCTGGCGGTGCCCCGCCGGATGCATGAAGGCGTGCAGATCATGGAGGCGGGCAAGTTTGATGGCTGGACGCCGACCTGGATGATGGGGCGGCGCCTGTCGGGCAAACGCCTCGGCATCATCGGCATGGGCCGGATCGGCCAGGCCGTTGCCCGCCGCGCGCGCGCCTTCGGCATGCAGATACATTACCATAACCGCAAGCCGGTCAGCTCGCGCATCGAGGAAAGCCTGGAGGCGACCTATTGGGATTCGCTCGATCAGATGCTGGCGCGGATGGACATCGTTTCCATCAACTGCCCGCATACGCCTGCGACGTTCCATCTGATCAATGCGCGGCGTCTGGGCCTGATGAAACCGGAAGCCTACATCATCAATACCGCGCGCGGTGAGGTGATCGATGAGGCCGCCCTTGCGCGCGCCATCCGCGCCGGAAAAATTGCCGGGGCGGGCCTGGATGTGTTCGAGCGCGAACCTGCTGTGAACCCGGAGCTGATCGGCCTGCCGAATGTGCTGCTGCTGCCGCATATGGGCTCGGCCACCATCGAAGGGCGCACCGAGATGGGCGAGAAGGTCATCATCAATATCAAGACCTTCGCTGACGGCCACCGGCCGCCAGACCGTGTGATCCCCGCGATCCTCTGA
- a CDS encoding SH3 domain-containing protein, translating into MKRAPLVLAILLTLSTGAGAEPTVRPAALPVAEPAAAPGPQPVISRFSKKPVPRFETLRWAEVNGRTGPSLSSPIAWQYNRKGLPVMVVKESGEWYRVRDPAGDEVWIHMRMLAEGTTAMVTRTAVLASSPDRSGEGVAELGKGVLVEVTACEAALCEVEAAGYRGWMPRASLWGASTGPAGKPAPQSGTNG; encoded by the coding sequence ATGAAACGGGCACCCCTCGTTCTGGCCATCCTCCTTACCCTCTCGACGGGCGCAGGCGCCGAGCCAACTGTCAGGCCCGCCGCATTGCCTGTTGCCGAGCCCGCGGCCGCGCCGGGCCCCCAGCCGGTGATCAGCCGGTTTTCCAAAAAGCCCGTCCCGCGCTTTGAAACCCTGCGCTGGGCCGAAGTGAACGGGCGCACCGGCCCCAGCCTCTCCTCCCCTATCGCCTGGCAGTATAACCGCAAGGGACTGCCCGTGATGGTCGTCAAGGAAAGCGGGGAATGGTACCGCGTGCGCGATCCGGCCGGCGACGAGGTATGGATACATATGCGCATGCTGGCCGAGGGGACGACCGCCATGGTCACGCGCACCGCCGTGCTCGCCAGCAGCCCGGACCGGAGCGGAGAGGGTGTCGCTGAACTCGGCAAGGGCGTCCTGGTCGAAGTGACGGCCTGTGAGGCCGCGCTCTGTGAGGTCGAAGCGGCCGGGTATCGCGGCTGGATGCCCCGCGCCAGCCTGTGGGGCGCCAGCACCGGCCCGGCCGGCAAACCAGCCCCTCAATCAGGCACAAATGGTTGA
- the fabA gene encoding bifunctional 3-hydroxydecanoyl-ACP dehydratase/trans-2-decenoyl-ACP isomerase: protein MQGPHDFHTPKSSYSKEDLLESGKGGYFGPGNAQLPAPPMLMMDRITEISLDGGAFGKGHVVGELDITPDLWFFQCHFPGDPVMPGCLGLDAMWQIVGYWLGWSGSPGKGRALGVGEVKFTGEITPDKKLVRYEIDIKRVRRGKLNLGIADGRVYVDGEHVYTAIDMKVGLKNVLGGAGDLPAS, encoded by the coding sequence ATGCAGGGTCCGCACGACTTTCACACGCCCAAATCCTCCTATTCCAAGGAAGACCTGCTCGAATCCGGCAAAGGGGGCTATTTCGGCCCCGGCAACGCCCAGCTGCCCGCCCCGCCGATGCTGATGATGGACCGCATCACAGAGATCAGCCTGGATGGCGGCGCCTTCGGCAAGGGCCATGTTGTCGGCGAGCTCGACATCACACCGGACCTCTGGTTTTTCCAGTGCCACTTCCCCGGCGATCCCGTCATGCCCGGCTGCCTTGGCCTCGACGCCATGTGGCAGATCGTTGGCTACTGGCTCGGCTGGTCGGGCAGCCCCGGCAAGGGCCGCGCGCTGGGCGTGGGCGAAGTGAAGTTCACCGGCGAGATCACGCCGGACAAGAAGCTCGTGCGCTATGAAATCGACATCAAGCGTGTGCGCCGCGGCAAGCTCAATCTGGGCATCGCCGATGGCCGGGTCTATGTCGATGGCGAACACGTCTACACCGCGATCGACATGAAAGTCGGCCTCAAGAACGTGCTCGGCGGCGCGGGCGATCTGCCCGCTTCTTGA